TCGCGTTGTTCTGACTAACCTATGGTGTAGTACTGACTAAGCTATGGTGCAGTACTGACTAAACTGTACCACAGTTCTGACTATACTGCACCACAGCTCTGACTATACTACACCATAGTTCTGACTAAATAAAAAAAGACCATTCGCAAATCGGTGGAATGGTCTTTTTTGTTCAGGATGGAGTCTTCACAGACACTCCTGATAGATGATTGTTTTAATTTTTGAATGTTTTATTATTATAGAGAAAGCATAGAAATTCCTCGTCAATATCGCCTGTCAGATTGATTATCGTGAACAGTTTTTTCTCTGGTTCGGCATAGAGCATTATCAGCTCCACCGTCTGTCCCTTCTTGTCTTTTCTTGTGTAGAAGGCACCCCGTTGCTCTTCCGTCTGGTAGTCCTGCCCTGGCAGAAAGCGTTTGTTGTTTTTTATCAGCAGCTGTTCGGCCTTTTCGTAGTAGTCGGCTTTGCCGGTGACTATACGTGCGCTTTTCAGCTTTGATATGGCCTGGAGAATGTTTTCCGGGCGCTTCTCGTCACAGTCTTTCTCGTCGTTTTTCTTGACGAGCTGCATCATCATCTTCGGACTTATGGTGACGCATGCCAGTGTCGAGTCGTTGTTATATATGCTCATGAACTTTTCTGCAAAGTCTGGCGAGTGTTGTGCGAATGCTGTCAGCTGCATGAACACTGCCACGAGCGTCATTATCACCTTTGTCTTCATTTCAGCTCTGTGTAGAGTGAGTCAGTGCTCATGGAGTCTGCCCTGTGTGCGTGGCTGAACCCTTCT
This region of Prevotella sp. E13-27 genomic DNA includes:
- a CDS encoding DUF4252 domain-containing protein, translated to MKTKVIMTLVAVFMQLTAFAQHSPDFAEKFMSIYNNDSTLACVTISPKMMMQLVKKNDEKDCDEKRPENILQAISKLKSARIVTGKADYYEKAEQLLIKNNKRFLPGQDYQTEEQRGAFYTRKDKKGQTVELIMLYAEPEKKLFTIINLTGDIDEEFLCFLYNNKTFKN